In Flavobacterium sp. N1736, the following are encoded in one genomic region:
- a CDS encoding O-methyltransferase, whose translation MLFQIQSYLKFLWHSKNEHAVHSPFVFHLLTKCFYDKKDKPEYSILKNYRKSLLANKNFIEVTDFGAGSRVFKSNRRQISKIAKTAGISPKRAELLFRVTRYFEPKNILEIGTSLGLATSALALGSRSLGTKAKVITLEGCPQTANQGQSQLQKFNFNNVNCVITEFESYFQDIQLRLKTETENFNLIYFDGNHSKKATLAYFDLLLPTIDNDSVWIFDDIHWSAEMEEAWEIIKNHPKVIVTIDTFQWGFVFFRREQKKEHFILRA comes from the coding sequence ATGCTGTTTCAAATACAATCATATCTCAAATTCTTGTGGCATTCTAAAAATGAACATGCAGTACATTCGCCATTTGTATTCCATTTATTGACGAAATGTTTTTATGATAAAAAAGATAAGCCGGAATATTCTATTTTAAAAAATTACAGAAAATCCCTTTTAGCGAATAAAAATTTCATAGAAGTTACTGATTTTGGTGCAGGATCAAGAGTTTTTAAATCGAATAGAAGGCAAATTTCTAAAATTGCTAAAACTGCCGGAATTTCTCCAAAAAGAGCTGAATTGTTATTTCGTGTAACCCGATATTTTGAACCCAAAAACATTCTCGAAATAGGAACTTCATTGGGTTTGGCTACTTCTGCCCTTGCTTTAGGGTCTCGAAGCCTCGGGACGAAAGCAAAAGTAATTACACTCGAAGGCTGTCCGCAAACGGCAAATCAAGGTCAATCACAATTGCAAAAATTCAATTTCAATAATGTTAATTGCGTTATAACAGAATTTGAAAGCTATTTTCAGGACATTCAACTGAGACTGAAAACTGAGACTGAGAACTTCAATCTAATCTATTTCGACGGTAATCATTCTAAGAAAGCAACTTTAGCTTATTTTGATCTATTATTGCCAACTATTGACAATGATTCTGTTTGGATATTTGATGACATTCATTGGTCGGCAGAAATGGAAGAAGCTTGGGAAATTATTAAAAATCATCCTAAAGTAATCGTAACAATAGACACTTTTCAATGGGGATTTGTATTTTTCAGACGCGAACAAAAAAAGGAACATTTTATTTTAAGAGCATAA
- a CDS encoding DUF6565 domain-containing protein yields the protein MKNIQILSGIALIALSFTSCKDEKQEQAKKTIDAYVTYVDSVKNVKADDLKADWKDVEAEYNRRAENAQLALADIKDNAAETERINESKTKYEEFKTGMAAALAPPAVSPKQQLRNALFGEGKIGDDMSFAWVNAQNIHSVYQQFVHTVENNKDSYSREDWDEIKLMYEALDSRKNTVEKEGLSSEDNRKIAGLKIKFAPMYTVNRMGAKSEETAAAKK from the coding sequence ATGAAAAACATACAAATTTTATCAGGAATTGCATTAATTGCATTAAGTTTTACATCATGTAAAGACGAAAAACAAGAACAAGCTAAAAAAACAATCGACGCATACGTAACGTATGTAGATTCAGTAAAAAATGTAAAAGCTGATGACTTAAAAGCAGATTGGAAAGATGTTGAAGCAGAATACAACAGAAGAGCTGAAAATGCACAATTGGCGCTTGCAGATATTAAAGACAATGCCGCTGAAACTGAAAGAATTAATGAAAGCAAAACGAAGTATGAGGAGTTTAAAACCGGAATGGCTGCAGCTCTTGCGCCTCCAGCGGTATCACCTAAACAACAATTGCGTAATGCATTATTTGGAGAAGGAAAAATTGGTGATGATATGAGTTTTGCCTGGGTAAATGCTCAAAACATTCATAGTGTATACCAACAATTTGTACATACTGTAGAAAATAATAAAGACAGTTATTCTCGTGAAGACTGGGATGAAATTAAATTAATGTATGAAGCATTAGACAGTCGTAAAAATACAGTTGAAAAAGAAGGACTTTCATCAGAAGATAACAGAAAAATTGCAGGTTTAAAAATTAAATTTGCTCCAATGTATACTGTTAACAGAATGGGAGCTAAATCTGAAGAAACAGCAGCAGCTAAAAAATAA
- a CDS encoding ABC transporter ATP-binding protein, with protein MADPLIKITNIKRDFVLGNEIVYVLKGIDLEINKGEYVALMGPSGSGKSTLMNLLGCLDTPTSGHYVLNGKDVSQMKDDELAGIRNKEIGFVFQTFNLLPRTTALDNVALPMIYAGHSKSERNTRAVEVLTQVNLADRMDHQPNQLSGGQRQRVAIARALVNKPSIILADEPTGNLDSKTSVEIMKLFGDIHALGNTVILVTHEEDIAAYAHRVIRLRDGVIESDTTK; from the coding sequence ATGGCAGATCCATTAATTAAAATAACTAACATCAAACGAGATTTTGTACTTGGTAATGAAATCGTTTATGTTTTAAAAGGAATCGATTTAGAAATCAACAAAGGAGAATATGTAGCTTTAATGGGACCTTCCGGATCCGGAAAGTCGACTTTAATGAATTTATTGGGCTGTCTGGATACGCCAACTTCGGGACATTATGTTTTGAACGGAAAAGATGTGAGCCAAATGAAAGACGATGAACTGGCGGGAATTCGAAATAAAGAAATTGGGTTTGTATTTCAAACTTTTAATCTTTTGCCCAGAACCACAGCTTTAGATAATGTTGCTTTACCAATGATTTACGCCGGACATTCAAAATCTGAACGCAATACACGTGCTGTTGAGGTTTTAACCCAAGTAAATCTTGCAGACAGAATGGATCATCAGCCAAACCAGCTTTCGGGAGGACAACGTCAGCGTGTGGCAATTGCCCGTGCTTTGGTCAATAAACCTTCTATTATATTAGCCGATGAACCAACAGGAAATTTAGACAGTAAAACTTCTGTAGAAATCATGAAACTTTTTGGAGATATTCATGCTCTTGGAAATACGGTGATTTTGGTAACACACGAAGAAGATATCGCAGCCTATGCACATCGTGTAATTCGTTTACGTGATGGTGTCATTGAAAGTGATACTACAAAGTAA
- a CDS encoding cob(I)yrinic acid a,c-diamide adenosyltransferase, translated as MKVYTKTGDKGTTALFGGTRVPKDDIRIDSYGTVDELNSYIGLIRDQEIDSHYKTILIEIQDRLFTVGAILATPQEKEVLKNGELRLKNLGIIDSDIELLENEIDKMEESLPQMTHFVLPGGHSTVSHCHIARCICRRAERLAVHLSHNEHVPEIAIMYLNRLSDYLFVLARKLSSDLKADEVKWIPRK; from the coding sequence ATGAAAGTATATACAAAAACAGGAGATAAAGGAACGACGGCTCTTTTTGGAGGTACGCGTGTTCCTAAAGATGATATTCGAATTGACAGCTATGGAACTGTTGATGAATTGAACTCTTATATAGGTCTCATTCGGGATCAGGAAATTGATTCTCATTATAAAACTATTTTAATAGAAATTCAGGATCGCCTTTTTACTGTTGGAGCAATTTTAGCAACTCCACAAGAAAAAGAAGTCTTAAAAAATGGCGAACTACGACTAAAAAACCTTGGAATAATTGATTCTGATATTGAATTATTAGAAAACGAAATTGATAAAATGGAAGAAAGTCTTCCGCAAATGACTCATTTTGTTTTACCTGGCGGTCATTCAACCGTGTCACATTGTCATATAGCACGTTGTATATGCCGCCGTGCAGAGCGTTTGGCAGTACATTTAAGCCATAATGAACACGTTCCTGAAATCGCAATTATGTACTTAAACCGACTTTCTGACTACCTTTTTGTCTTGGCACGGAAGTTGTCGTCTGACTTAAAAGCGGATGAAGTGAAATGGATTCCGAGAAAGTAA
- a CDS encoding DUF2795 domain-containing protein has protein sequence MYWTLELASYLSDAPWPANKDELIDYAIRAGAPLEVVENLQSIEDEGEIYESMEEIWPDYPTDEDYLWNEDEY, from the coding sequence ATGTATTGGACATTAGAATTAGCATCTTATTTAAGTGATGCGCCATGGCCTGCTAACAAAGATGAACTTATTGACTACGCTATTAGAGCTGGTGCTCCATTAGAAGTAGTAGAGAACCTTCAGTCAATTGAAGATGAAGGTGAGATATACGAATCAATGGAAGAAATTTGGCCTGATTATCCAACAGACGAAGATTATCTTTGGAATGAGGATGAATATTAA
- the secA gene encoding preprotein translocase subunit SecA, which produces MSFINSIIKVFVGDKSQKDVKALQPYLNKIKTFETSLMSLSHDELRARTAFFKEKIKEARADKDAKIASLKAEVENIEDIDKREDLYDAIDSLEKEAYEISEKTLLEILPEAFSVVKETARRFKDNSFIEVTATSKDRELSATKTYITIEGEKATWANKWNAAGKEITWDMIHYDVQLIGGMVLHEGKVAEMQTGEGKTLVATLPLYLNALTGNGVHLVTVNDYLAKRDSTWKAPLFEFHGLTVDCIDNHQPSTEQRKKAYDADITYGTNNEFGFDYLRDNMAHSPSDLVQRKHNYAIVDEVDSVLIDDARTPLIISGPVPQGDRHEFNELKPKIENLVSQQRQLANGFLAEAKKLIKEGNTKEGGFLLLRAYRSLPKNKALIKFLSEEGIKQLLQKTENQYMQDNNREMHKVDEALYFVIEEKNNQVELTDNGIQYLSGDTDADFFVLPDIGTEIAAIEKQKLDKDGEAEAKERLFQDFGVKSERIHTLTQLLKAYALFEKDVEYVIMDNKIMIVDEQTGRIMDGRRYSDGLHQAIEAKENVKIEAATQTFATVTLQNYFRMYSKLGGMTGTAVTEAGELWQIYKLDVVEIPTNRPISRQDKEDYIYKTTREKFNAVIEDVTELSNAGRPVLIGTTSVEISELLSRMLKMRGVTHNVLNAKMHKQEAQIVEEAGKAGVVTIATNMAGRGTDIKLSPEVKAAGGLAIVGTERHDSRRVDRQLRGRAGRQGDPGSSQFYVSLEDNLMRLFGSERVAKVMDRMGLQEGEVIQHSMMTKSIERAQKKVEENNFGVRKRLLEYDDVMNSQREVVYKRRRHALFGERLKLDIANMLYDTCELIVSQTKPINDFKNFEFDLIRYFSITSPITEADFLKLSDIEITGKIYKETLAFYTEKTERSAREAFPIIKGVYEEPNNHFERIVVPFTDGIKTLNVVTDLKKAYDSEGAQLIADFEKNITLSIVDEAWKKHLRKMDELKQSVQLAVHEQKDPLLIYKLEAFNLFRGMLDNVNKEVISFLFKGDLPAQNVTSEIHEAREVRQKDNFKLSKDEIVNSEDINREAGETQQRQVTETIVRDMPKINRNDTVTVQEVATGKTEEMKFKKAETLIASGAWVLVK; this is translated from the coding sequence ATGAGTTTCATAAACAGTATCATTAAAGTCTTTGTAGGTGATAAATCACAGAAAGATGTCAAAGCTTTACAACCTTATTTAAACAAAATTAAAACATTCGAAACCAGCTTAATGAGTTTGTCTCACGACGAATTGAGAGCTAGAACCGCATTTTTTAAAGAGAAAATAAAAGAAGCCAGAGCTGATAAAGATGCTAAAATTGCTTCGCTTAAAGCGGAAGTAGAAAACATCGAAGACATCGACAAAAGAGAAGATCTTTATGATGCTATTGATAGTCTTGAAAAAGAAGCTTATGAAATTTCAGAAAAAACTTTATTGGAAATTCTTCCGGAAGCTTTTTCTGTTGTTAAAGAAACCGCTCGTCGTTTTAAAGACAATTCTTTTATTGAAGTTACTGCAACTTCAAAAGACCGCGAACTTTCAGCTACAAAAACATATATCACTATTGAAGGTGAAAAAGCAACCTGGGCAAATAAATGGAACGCTGCCGGTAAAGAAATTACCTGGGATATGATTCATTACGATGTTCAGTTAATTGGAGGTATGGTTTTGCACGAAGGTAAAGTTGCCGAAATGCAAACGGGTGAAGGTAAAACTTTGGTTGCTACGCTTCCGCTTTACTTAAACGCTTTGACAGGAAACGGAGTTCACTTAGTAACTGTGAATGATTACCTTGCAAAACGTGATAGTACATGGAAAGCACCTTTATTCGAATTTCACGGTTTAACTGTTGATTGTATTGATAATCACCAGCCAAGTACTGAACAAAGAAAAAAAGCTTACGACGCAGATATCACTTACGGAACCAACAACGAATTTGGTTTTGACTATTTAAGAGATAACATGGCACACTCGCCAAGCGATCTAGTACAAAGAAAACACAACTACGCTATTGTCGATGAGGTCGATTCTGTATTAATTGATGATGCAAGAACGCCGCTTATTATTTCAGGTCCGGTTCCTCAGGGAGATCGTCATGAATTTAATGAGTTGAAACCAAAAATCGAAAACTTAGTTTCTCAACAACGTCAGTTAGCGAATGGTTTCTTAGCAGAAGCTAAAAAATTAATCAAAGAAGGAAATACTAAAGAAGGTGGATTCTTATTGTTAAGAGCTTACAGAAGTTTACCTAAAAATAAAGCATTAATTAAATTTTTGAGTGAAGAAGGAATCAAACAATTGCTTCAAAAAACCGAAAATCAATATATGCAGGATAACAATCGTGAAATGCATAAAGTGGATGAAGCTTTGTATTTTGTAATTGAAGAAAAAAACAATCAGGTTGAATTAACTGATAACGGTATTCAATACCTTTCAGGAGATACTGATGCAGACTTTTTCGTACTTCCGGATATTGGAACTGAAATCGCTGCTATCGAAAAACAAAAACTGGATAAAGACGGTGAAGCAGAAGCCAAAGAAAGATTATTCCAGGATTTTGGAGTAAAAAGCGAGCGTATTCACACTCTTACTCAACTTTTAAAAGCATACGCATTATTCGAAAAAGATGTTGAATATGTGATCATGGACAACAAAATTATGATTGTCGATGAGCAAACTGGTCGTATCATGGATGGTCGTCGTTATTCTGACGGTTTACACCAGGCGATTGAAGCTAAAGAAAATGTAAAAATCGAAGCTGCTACACAAACTTTTGCAACTGTTACATTACAGAACTACTTTAGAATGTACAGCAAATTGGGTGGTATGACAGGTACAGCGGTTACAGAAGCTGGCGAGTTATGGCAGATTTATAAATTAGACGTTGTGGAGATTCCAACCAACCGTCCGATTTCAAGACAAGACAAAGAAGATTATATCTATAAAACTACACGTGAAAAATTCAACGCTGTAATTGAAGATGTTACTGAATTATCAAATGCAGGAAGACCAGTTTTAATTGGAACAACTTCTGTTGAGATTTCAGAATTATTAAGCCGAATGTTGAAAATGAGAGGCGTTACACATAACGTTTTGAATGCAAAAATGCACAAACAAGAGGCGCAAATCGTTGAAGAAGCAGGAAAAGCCGGAGTTGTAACTATTGCAACAAACATGGCTGGTCGTGGTACCGATATTAAATTATCTCCAGAAGTAAAAGCTGCCGGAGGTTTAGCAATCGTGGGTACAGAACGTCATGATTCCCGTCGTGTAGACAGACAGTTACGTGGTCGTGCAGGACGTCAGGGAGATCCGGGAAGTTCTCAATTTTATGTTTCTCTCGAAGATAACCTAATGCGTTTATTTGGTTCTGAAAGAGTTGCTAAAGTTATGGACAGAATGGGACTTCAGGAAGGTGAAGTTATCCAACATTCTATGATGACAAAATCTATCGAACGTGCTCAGAAAAAAGTAGAAGAAAATAACTTTGGTGTTCGTAAACGTTTATTAGAATATGATGACGTAATGAACTCGCAACGTGAAGTAGTTTACAAACGTCGTCGTCACGCCTTATTTGGTGAGCGTTTGAAACTGGATATCGCTAATATGCTTTATGATACTTGCGAATTAATCGTAAGCCAGACTAAACCAATTAACGATTTTAAAAATTTCGAATTTGATTTAATCCGTTATTTCTCGATCACTTCTCCAATTACAGAAGCTGATTTCCTGAAATTATCTGATATTGAAATCACAGGAAAAATCTATAAAGAAACTTTAGCATTCTATACAGAAAAAACAGAAAGAAGCGCAAGAGAAGCTTTCCCAATCATTAAAGGAGTTTACGAAGAGCCAAATAATCATTTTGAGCGTATCGTAGTTCCATTTACTGACGGAATCAAAACTTTGAATGTGGTTACTGACTTGAAAAAAGCTTACGACAGCGAAGGTGCTCAGTTAATTGCTGATTTTGAGAAAAATATCACGCTTTCTATTGTTGATGAAGCCTGGAAAAAACATTTACGCAAAATGGACGAATTGAAACAATCTGTTCAATTAGCTGTTCACGAGCAAAAAGATCCATTGCTAATTTACAAATTAGAAGCTTTTAATTTGTTTAGAGGAATGTTAGACAATGTTAATAAAGAAGTTATCTCATTTTTATTCAAAGGTGATTTACCGGCTCAAAACGTTACTTCTGAAATTCACGAAGCAAGAGAAGTTCGTCAAAAAGACAACTTCAAATTAAGCAAAGACGAAATTGTAAACAGCGAAGATATTAATCGCGAAGCCGGAGAAACACAACAACGTCAGGTTACAGAAACTATTGTAAGAGATATGCCAAAAATCAACCGTAATGACACTGTAACAGTTCAGGAAGTTGCAACAGGTAAAACCGAAGAAATGAAATTTAAAAAAGCAGAAACTTTAATTGCATCAGGCGCTTGGGTTCTTGTTAAATAG